In the Mytilus trossulus isolate FHL-02 chromosome 1, PNRI_Mtr1.1.1.hap1, whole genome shotgun sequence genome, one interval contains:
- the LOC134681880 gene encoding small lysine-rich protein 1-like — MHIPSDTAVKGTMPGKKKGGGKKSGKKSGKKSGKKSGKKSARASAKSGKSEKEGPPDIMSGPAMENLYFIAHDAPDALEKRGFGWPEAPKGKKGKKGKKKKK; from the exons ATGCATATCCCGTCTGACACAGCAGTCAAAGGAACAATG ccAGGGAAGAAAAAGGGTGGGGGAAAAAAATCGGGTAaaaaatcaggtaaaaaatcTGGAAAGAAAAGTGGCAAAAAATCAGCAAGAGCCTCAGCCAAATCAGGAAAGAGTGAAAAAGAAGGACCCCCAGATATTATGAGTGGACCTGCTATggagaatttatattttattgcacATGATGCACCTGATGCATTAGAAAAACGTGGCTTTGGGTGGCCTGAGGCACCAAagggtaaaaaaggaaaaaaaggaaaaaagaaaaagaagtgA